From Draconibacterium halophilum, one genomic window encodes:
- a CDS encoding Gfo/Idh/MocA family protein, with protein MERRKFIKQSAASAAAFTIIPGAVLGRNSATPANSKINVAFIGTGKQGCILQNFFKTRTSETITVAACDVDSQKLNKFIGIANEANKEHGNSVKIFATKHYREILERSDVDAVVIATPDHWHAQVAIDACKAGKDVYCEKPMASTVAEGRAMVNATRKYDRVFQTGNMQRSSFNFRQACELVAGGYIGEIKEVNAGLGGPVVACDLPSMEAPANLDWNLWVGPSPYRAFHPELSPPVERDIYPNWRNYRNFGGGMITDWGAHMFDIGQWGLQMDNSGPSVYIPPKDRATHGLKMIYENGVVLNHVKLPFGNGVEFIGTEGKIEVSRGHLKTMPNEKLAKMEIKPEDRKLYFCENHYQNWLDAIKDRSKPISDVEVGHRTSSLCNLANIAYELERSLQWDPEKEEFIGDASASMMLSRPYRGEWDFMDY; from the coding sequence ATGGAAAGAAGAAAATTTATTAAACAAAGTGCTGCCAGTGCTGCAGCTTTTACAATTATTCCCGGCGCAGTTTTAGGCAGAAATAGTGCTACACCGGCTAACAGTAAAATAAATGTGGCTTTTATTGGCACCGGAAAACAAGGGTGCATCCTTCAAAACTTTTTCAAAACCCGAACCAGCGAAACGATAACGGTAGCGGCTTGCGATGTTGATTCGCAAAAGCTGAATAAGTTTATTGGAATTGCCAACGAAGCCAATAAGGAACATGGCAATAGTGTTAAAATTTTCGCTACAAAACATTACCGCGAAATTTTAGAACGCAGCGACGTAGATGCCGTTGTAATTGCCACACCCGACCACTGGCATGCACAAGTAGCCATTGATGCCTGCAAGGCCGGAAAAGATGTGTACTGCGAAAAACCAATGGCTTCTACCGTTGCCGAAGGACGTGCCATGGTAAATGCCACGCGCAAATACGACCGTGTATTCCAAACCGGAAACATGCAACGTTCAAGTTTTAATTTCCGCCAGGCCTGCGAGTTGGTTGCCGGTGGTTACATTGGCGAAATAAAAGAGGTAAATGCCGGATTGGGAGGACCTGTTGTGGCCTGCGACCTACCATCGATGGAAGCTCCGGCAAATCTCGACTGGAACCTTTGGGTAGGACCATCGCCCTATCGTGCTTTCCATCCCGAGCTTTCGCCTCCGGTTGAAAGAGACATTTACCCCAACTGGAGAAATTACAGGAATTTCGGAGGTGGCATGATTACCGACTGGGGAGCACACATGTTCGACATTGGCCAATGGGGTCTGCAAATGGACAACAGTGGACCAAGCGTTTACATTCCGCCTAAAGACCGGGCAACACACGGTTTAAAAATGATTTACGAAAATGGCGTGGTATTGAACCATGTGAAGTTGCCCTTTGGTAACGGGGTGGAGTTTATTGGCACCGAAGGAAAAATTGAAGTTAGCCGGGGACACTTAAAAACCATGCCCAACGAAAAGTTAGCAAAAATGGAAATTAAGCCCGAAGACCGTAAACTTTATTTTTGCGAAAACCATTACCAAAACTGGTTAGATGCCATTAAAGACCGCAGCAAGCCCATTTCGGATGTTGAGGTTGGCCACCGCACAAGTTCGTTATGTAATTTGGCCAATATTGCTTACGAGTTGGAACGATCGTTACAATGGGACCCCGAAAAAGAGGAGTTTATTGGCGACGCTTCGGCTAGCATGATGCTTTCGCGCCCCTACCGTGGCGAGTGGGATTTTATGGACTACTAG
- the mgtE gene encoding magnesium transporter: MSFELTREYIEQLRELIEEERKKEVTALVTDLHPADIAEIMDDLNLEEAKFIYLLLDGEKASDVLIEIDEDDRRRFLKILPPEMIATRFIEYMDSDDAADVVANLDEDVQKEVLNEIEDLEQAGDIIDLLDYEEDSAGGIMAKELVSVNENWNVATCLKEISRQAEEVDEIFYIYVTDNNDKLKGVLSLKKLILNHTNTKVSKIYDPEIQKVYTNTRQEEVAELMDKYDLVAMPVVDEIGRLQGRITFDDVIDFVRDEAEKDYQMVSGIAGDVEPGDNVWEVMRARFPWLLIGLLGGILGAVVLGTHEESLQKVTELAFFIPLIAAMAGNVGVQSSSIVVQSIASGVKDIETPARKIIKEISIAVLTASIFAVLIFCYNYFVSGNMNLTYSVSISLFIVILFASLFGTVIPLILNRFKIDPALATGPFITTTNDVLGMMIYLTISGMFFNLV; this comes from the coding sequence ATGAGTTTTGAATTAACCAGAGAATATATAGAGCAGTTAAGAGAACTGATTGAGGAGGAGAGAAAAAAGGAAGTTACTGCTTTAGTGACGGATCTTCACCCGGCTGATATTGCCGAGATTATGGATGATTTGAATCTGGAGGAAGCAAAGTTTATTTATTTATTGCTGGATGGCGAAAAAGCGTCAGATGTTTTAATTGAAATTGATGAAGACGACCGCCGCCGGTTTCTGAAAATACTGCCACCCGAAATGATTGCCACCCGATTCATCGAATACATGGATTCGGATGATGCTGCCGACGTGGTTGCCAACCTGGATGAAGATGTTCAGAAAGAAGTGCTGAACGAGATTGAAGATCTTGAACAGGCCGGAGATATTATCGATTTGCTGGATTATGAAGAAGATTCGGCCGGTGGTATTATGGCAAAAGAGCTGGTCTCAGTAAACGAAAACTGGAATGTAGCAACCTGTTTGAAAGAAATAAGCCGCCAGGCAGAAGAGGTTGACGAGATATTCTATATTTATGTTACCGACAACAACGACAAACTAAAGGGAGTGCTATCGTTAAAAAAGCTGATTCTAAACCATACAAACACTAAAGTATCGAAAATTTACGACCCGGAAATACAAAAAGTTTATACCAATACCCGACAAGAAGAGGTGGCCGAACTGATGGATAAATACGACCTTGTAGCCATGCCTGTGGTTGATGAAATTGGTCGTTTGCAAGGGAGGATCACCTTTGATGATGTAATTGATTTTGTTCGTGATGAAGCTGAAAAAGACTACCAAATGGTTTCGGGTATTGCAGGCGATGTGGAGCCAGGCGATAACGTTTGGGAAGTTATGCGCGCCCGTTTCCCGTGGTTGCTTATTGGTTTGCTGGGAGGTATTCTTGGTGCTGTAGTTTTAGGTACCCACGAAGAGTCCTTGCAGAAAGTAACGGAGCTGGCATTTTTTATTCCGCTAATTGCGGCGATGGCCGGGAACGTTGGCGTACAATCGTCGTCAATTGTTGTACAAAGCATTGCCAGTGGTGTAAAAGATATTGAAACGCCGGCCCGAAAAATTATAAAAGAAATATCGATAGCGGTGTTAACGGCAAGTATTTTTGCCGTGCTTATATTTTGCTACAATTACTTTGTGTCGGGTAATATGAACCTAACCTACTCGGTGTCCATTTCGTTGTTTATTGTAATTCTTTTTGCTTCGTTATTTGGCACGGTAATTCCATTAATTCTTAACCGTTTTAAAATTGACCCTGCTTTGGCAACGGGGCCGTTCATTACTACTACAAACGATGTTTTGGGTATGATGATTTACCTGACAATCTCAGGGATGTTTTTTAACCTGGTTTAA
- a CDS encoding NUDIX hydrolase has protein sequence MISHPDKIAAALKGELPGSQSHYKMLPPGRVLKPAPEDKSRVKLSSVLVLLFPDVDGIKVCLIKRPTYMKHHAGQIALPGGRIEPNESAQETALRETHEEIGITQDKIRMLGTLSSFYVEVSRFQITPFVGWMDQEPEFTLCAAEVEKAILFPIEAFKPPYSTTRLKTLTGILEVPCIKFDGEIIWGATAMILSEFYDLIHKN, from the coding sequence ATGATTTCCCATCCTGATAAAATAGCCGCCGCATTAAAAGGGGAACTTCCCGGTTCGCAGTCGCATTACAAGATGCTGCCCCCCGGGCGTGTATTAAAACCGGCGCCAGAAGATAAAAGCAGGGTAAAATTAAGTAGCGTGCTGGTGTTGCTTTTCCCCGATGTCGATGGAATAAAGGTTTGTCTGATAAAACGCCCGACCTATATGAAACACCACGCCGGCCAGATTGCATTGCCGGGCGGACGGATAGAACCCAACGAAAGTGCACAAGAAACAGCCCTGCGCGAAACGCACGAAGAAATTGGGATTACGCAAGATAAGATTAGGATGCTTGGAACGCTTTCGTCGTTTTATGTGGAGGTGAGTCGTTTTCAGATCACACCATTTGTGGGATGGATGGATCAAGAACCTGAGTTTACACTTTGTGCTGCAGAAGTTGAGAAAGCTATTCTTTTCCCCATTGAAGCATTTAAACCTCCTTACTCCACAACCCGGCTTAAAACCTTAACCGGAATACTGGAAGTGCCCTGCATAAAATTCGATGGCGAAATAATTTGGGGTGCTACAGCTATGATTCTTTCGGAGTTTTACGACTTAATTCATAAAAATTGA
- the rsmA gene encoding 16S rRNA (adenine(1518)-N(6)/adenine(1519)-N(6))-dimethyltransferase RsmA, which translates to MSYVRPKKNLGQHFLTDQNIARKIVDNLGADVPDVLEIGPGMGVLTQYLLQRPELNVHVVEIDTESVEYLRQNFPALKHIWGEDFLKADIPARFSGNFSLIGNFPYNISSQIFFRVLQYRNRIPETVGMIQKEVAERIAAPHGSKTYGILSVLLQAFFDIEYLFTVSEGVFNPPPKVKSAVVRLKRNQLKELPCSEELFVKVVKAAFNLRRKMLRNSLKDICTTLPEEYAMKRPEQISVDAFIDLTCKIEEIEKQ; encoded by the coding sequence ATGAGCTATGTACGACCCAAAAAAAATCTTGGTCAGCATTTTTTAACCGATCAAAATATTGCGCGGAAAATTGTTGACAACCTGGGTGCCGATGTACCGGATGTACTGGAAATCGGCCCTGGAATGGGAGTACTTACTCAATACCTTTTGCAACGCCCCGAACTGAATGTCCATGTGGTTGAAATCGATACCGAATCAGTAGAATACCTCAGGCAAAATTTTCCAGCATTAAAACATATTTGGGGAGAAGATTTTCTGAAAGCAGATATACCTGCACGTTTTTCCGGCAATTTTAGTCTTATCGGTAATTTTCCATACAATATTTCATCGCAGATATTTTTTCGCGTGTTGCAATACCGTAACCGCATTCCTGAAACGGTTGGAATGATACAAAAAGAGGTTGCCGAACGTATAGCTGCACCGCACGGATCGAAAACCTATGGAATCCTTAGCGTTTTACTGCAGGCCTTTTTTGATATTGAATACCTGTTTACCGTGTCGGAAGGGGTGTTTAATCCACCGCCAAAAGTAAAATCGGCAGTGGTGCGGCTAAAACGAAACCAGCTAAAAGAACTTCCATGCAGCGAAGAGCTGTTTGTAAAAGTGGTGAAGGCAGCTTTTAACCTTCGTCGGAAAATGCTACGTAACTCATTAAAAGACATTTGTACAACTTTGCCCGAAGAGTATGCTATGAAACGTCCGGAACAAATCTCGGTGGATGCGTTTATTGATCTAACTTGTAAAATCGAAGAAATCGAAAAACAGTAA
- the modB gene encoding molybdate ABC transporter permease subunit, whose product MSELFKYTASEWSAIQLSLYVAIICAVITLPLAIAVGWFLARKKFFGKSVLEGIIHLPLVLPPITTGYLLLLVFGNRGVIGKFFYETFGIQIAFSFYAAVIAAIFVSFPLVTRSIRLSIELVDQKLEEAARTLGASNLRVFFTITLPLALPGVISGFILSFARSLGEFGATISFAGNIEGKTQTLPLAIFSEMQVPGQEASTMRLVVVSVILSLLAMIAAEFLNRRVIKSKTA is encoded by the coding sequence TTGAGTGAACTTTTTAAATATACAGCAAGCGAGTGGTCGGCAATACAATTATCGTTATATGTTGCGATAATTTGTGCTGTAATAACCTTGCCGCTGGCCATAGCCGTAGGCTGGTTTTTAGCCCGCAAAAAGTTTTTCGGCAAGTCGGTGCTTGAAGGAATCATCCATTTACCATTGGTTTTACCTCCCATTACTACGGGTTATTTATTATTACTGGTTTTCGGAAACCGCGGAGTTATCGGAAAATTCTTTTACGAAACGTTCGGAATTCAAATCGCCTTTTCATTTTATGCGGCGGTAATCGCTGCCATTTTTGTATCGTTTCCGTTGGTAACACGCTCCATTCGTTTGTCCATTGAACTGGTCGATCAGAAATTGGAGGAGGCCGCACGCACTTTAGGAGCTTCCAATCTCCGGGTGTTTTTTACCATCACACTTCCGTTGGCATTGCCCGGTGTAATCAGTGGTTTTATTCTTTCGTTTGCCAGAAGTCTGGGGGAATTTGGAGCCACCATTTCGTTTGCCGGAAACATCGAAGGCAAGACACAAACACTTCCGCTTGCCATTTTTTCTGAAATGCAGGTTCCCGGACAAGAAGCTTCAACCATGCGTTTGGTTGTGGTATCTGTTATATTATCATTGTTGGCCATGATCGCTGCCGAGTTCTTAAACCGACGTGTAATTAAAAGTAAAACGGCATGA
- a CDS encoding YybH family protein, giving the protein MKQTKYILFAVLCTLIFTSELFSQTNEEQISAIRNASNSALKSYDTQEVLSYLTDDVLTTTGNGTLLCGKDELQKYIIDGGKSRMYWIRDTKEIIVNIERGLAWESGVWNGYDPEKSNNSIINGNYSAMWTKESGIWKIKSQLFVTINEK; this is encoded by the coding sequence ATGAAACAAACCAAATATATCCTTTTTGCAGTTTTATGTACTCTGATTTTTACATCGGAACTATTTTCTCAAACTAATGAAGAGCAAATATCAGCGATTAGAAATGCGTCAAATTCAGCGCTAAAATCTTACGACACCCAAGAAGTTCTTTCATATCTGACAGATGATGTATTAACTACTACAGGAAATGGAACTTTATTATGTGGAAAAGATGAATTGCAAAAATACATTATAGATGGCGGAAAAAGCAGGATGTATTGGATACGAGATACAAAGGAAATTATAGTTAATATTGAAAGAGGTTTGGCTTGGGAAAGTGGAGTATGGAATGGGTATGACCCAGAAAAAAGCAACAATTCTATAATCAACGGCAATTATTCAGCAATGTGGACCAAAGAGTCCGGAATATGGAAAATAAAATCACAACTTTTTGTAACGATAAATGAGAAATAA
- a CDS encoding putative porin, protein MLKARCFLFTVLIFMVLPIFVMAQPRGIDMEGENEEQTAVKEVDSKVKLWSLTGNGAFKDSTVLDTLHDYNHIYHPVFKNTISATYTGNYGNPGMTNNFFQRGNQTNYFFLQSRQDYLLTPGKIKYINTTTPYTRFDYSQSENKSRNNETRFNVVHSQNVTPFWNWTFRTNQEKSDGQYTAQDAKNNFVALNTSYNRDLWNIYGGFISNSVKNSENGGLTSDTVLFSGLKAEYWPVHLSETRSKFNSINYYTTAEYRIGTYDFDPVDSVDVFRPILGIIYSFEHDRYMQQFRDEEDSTNTFFENTYYGDDYTTDEIKYRRISNVFQLKQYENPTRKYTFGKRAYLGYDLYRGSTPGVQVDSVHRRFDIKYSNLYVGGGIFREQGRFWLWNFDGKVNLAGRNAGEIVLNGMIAKPFKFWGDSTASMTFTGSFENRVPDYFQETFRSNHFQWDNNFDAEQRITLGAKFRVPQRKLELAANYAAINNFLYTNTEAIPDQTSNEMLVMSVYADKDFNYRRFHFRTRILWQKASEERYLHLPEWSAFVNTFYQFTISKVLFTQIGADVRYNTKYYADAYSPSTGLFYLQNEEKYGDYPYIDIYANLRLKRTRVFFKWMNIGTNFLNGTYMTTHNYPMPQATFRLGVSWAWYD, encoded by the coding sequence ATGCTAAAGGCACGGTGTTTTTTATTCACGGTTCTCATTTTTATGGTGCTGCCAATATTTGTTATGGCACAACCACGTGGTATCGACATGGAGGGGGAGAATGAAGAACAGACAGCTGTTAAAGAGGTCGATTCAAAAGTAAAGCTGTGGTCTCTGACAGGCAATGGAGCCTTTAAAGATTCTACGGTATTAGATACTTTACACGATTACAATCATATTTATCATCCCGTTTTTAAAAATACCATATCAGCAACTTATACCGGTAACTACGGTAATCCCGGAATGACCAACAATTTTTTCCAGCGTGGCAATCAAACCAATTACTTTTTCCTTCAATCGAGACAGGATTATCTGCTCACACCTGGGAAAATAAAATACATAAACACAACTACTCCTTACACACGTTTTGATTATAGCCAAAGTGAAAATAAATCGAGGAATAACGAGACGCGTTTTAATGTCGTTCACTCACAAAATGTAACACCTTTTTGGAATTGGACATTTCGAACCAATCAGGAAAAATCGGATGGCCAATACACTGCACAGGATGCAAAAAATAACTTTGTGGCACTAAATACCAGTTATAATCGCGACCTGTGGAATATTTACGGAGGTTTCATCTCCAATTCTGTTAAGAACAGTGAGAATGGCGGATTAACCAGCGATACAGTACTTTTTTCGGGACTAAAAGCAGAATACTGGCCAGTACACTTGAGCGAAACAAGGAGTAAGTTTAACAGTATTAATTATTATACCACGGCCGAATATCGGATTGGAACATACGATTTTGACCCCGTGGACAGTGTCGACGTTTTCAGGCCAATACTGGGTATTATTTACAGTTTCGAGCACGATAGGTACATGCAACAATTTAGGGATGAAGAAGACTCTACAAACACTTTTTTTGAGAACACATATTACGGAGATGATTACACTACCGACGAAATTAAGTACCGTCGGATAAGTAATGTATTCCAATTAAAGCAATATGAAAATCCAACGCGAAAATACACTTTTGGCAAAAGAGCTTATCTTGGTTACGATCTTTACCGCGGTTCAACACCGGGAGTACAGGTAGATTCAGTTCACCGACGTTTTGATATTAAATACTCAAACCTGTATGTAGGCGGTGGAATATTTCGGGAACAAGGACGTTTTTGGCTGTGGAATTTCGATGGGAAAGTAAACCTTGCCGGACGAAATGCCGGAGAAATAGTGTTAAATGGAATGATAGCTAAACCGTTTAAATTTTGGGGTGATTCAACGGCGTCGATGACGTTTACCGGATCATTCGAAAACCGCGTGCCTGATTATTTTCAAGAGACATTCCGATCGAATCATTTTCAATGGGACAATAATTTTGATGCAGAACAACGCATAACACTCGGAGCAAAATTCAGGGTGCCGCAACGCAAGCTCGAGCTGGCCGCCAATTATGCGGCAATTAATAATTTCCTTTATACTAATACCGAGGCTATACCCGATCAAACATCCAATGAAATGCTGGTAATGTCGGTGTATGCCGATAAGGATTTTAACTACCGCCGCTTTCATTTCCGTACGCGAATTCTATGGCAAAAAGCTTCGGAAGAACGTTACCTGCATTTGCCCGAATGGTCGGCCTTTGTAAATACCTTCTATCAGTTCACAATTTCGAAAGTATTGTTTACGCAAATTGGCGCCGATGTGCGCTACAACACCAAATACTACGCCGATGCCTATTCTCCATCAACAGGATTATTCTATTTGCAAAACGAAGAGAAATATGGCGATTATCCATACATCGATATTTATGCGAATTTGCGCCTTAAACGAACGCGTGTTTTCTTTAAATGGATGAATATTGGAACGAATTTCCTCAATGGTACCTACATGACGACTCACAATTACCCGATGCCGCAGGCTACTTTCCGGTTAGGGGTTTCGTGGGCCTGGTATGATTAA
- a CDS encoding lysylphosphatidylglycerol synthase transmembrane domain-containing protein → MKKTIVKILQFLGFFALGIFIFWLIYKDQDIERIKTVLKNDVNYWWVGLSLFMGLLSHVSRTLRWGLMIEPIGHKPRFINTFLAVMVGYLMNMAFPRMGEVSRCGVLARYEKISFTKLVGTVVAERLIDLISLLILLVIVIFSQFGEMIHFMKENPEISAKLYAAATSPYLLVGIAILAILIFVFRNAFKHTAFFKKILEVIYNFKEGFISIRNIKKKGWFFFHSAFIWGMYYVMLYAVFFAFEFTSDLNPIAGLTTFVLASFGMVAPVQGGIGAWHFMAKEALSLYGVANENGIIFAFVAHSSMTGMIIIIGIISILVLPFINRRKDVTETELQIETAK, encoded by the coding sequence TTGAAAAAAACAATCGTTAAGATCTTACAGTTTCTTGGTTTCTTTGCCCTTGGCATCTTTATTTTTTGGCTTATTTATAAAGATCAGGATATTGAACGAATAAAAACCGTTCTTAAAAACGACGTGAACTACTGGTGGGTAGGGCTATCGCTGTTTATGGGCTTGCTGAGCCATGTAAGCCGCACGCTACGCTGGGGGTTAATGATTGAACCAATTGGGCACAAACCACGCTTTATTAACACCTTTTTAGCCGTAATGGTGGGCTACTTGATGAACATGGCTTTTCCGCGAATGGGCGAAGTGTCGCGATGTGGTGTATTGGCACGTTACGAAAAAATATCGTTCACCAAGCTGGTGGGCACCGTTGTTGCCGAGCGACTGATCGACCTCATATCGTTGCTTATTCTGTTGGTTATCGTTATATTCTCGCAGTTCGGCGAGATGATTCATTTTATGAAAGAAAATCCGGAGATTTCGGCAAAACTGTATGCTGCCGCTACATCTCCTTATCTATTAGTGGGCATTGCAATATTGGCTATTTTGATATTCGTATTTAGAAACGCCTTTAAGCATACCGCTTTTTTCAAAAAAATACTGGAAGTAATCTACAATTTTAAAGAGGGATTTATTTCCATTCGCAACATCAAGAAAAAAGGCTGGTTCTTTTTCCATTCGGCTTTTATCTGGGGAATGTATTACGTAATGCTTTATGCGGTGTTCTTTGCTTTTGAATTTACCAGCGACCTGAATCCTATTGCCGGATTGACCACTTTTGTTTTGGCTAGTTTTGGTATGGTGGCGCCGGTGCAGGGCGGAATAGGGGCTTGGCACTTTATGGCAAAAGAAGCCCTGTCGTTGTATGGCGTGGCCAACGAAAACGGAATTATCTTCGCTTTTGTAGCCCATTCGTCAATGACCGGAATGATTATCATAATCGGCATAATATCTATACTTGTTCTTCCGTTTATTAATCGCCGGAAAGATGTTACCGAGACAGAACTACAAATAGAAACAGCAAAATAA
- a CDS encoding ABC transporter permease: MNTELFISRRLFFDKANKKLLSQRIIRIALAGIALGLTVMIIAMAVVTGFKKEIRNKVIGFGSHIQIINYDSNSSYETSPISADQPFLPDVKALPGVKRLQPYATKPGMIKTDEYIQGIVFKGVDDAYNWQFFNKHLVEGELPAVNDTARVNQVLLSAQVAKLLRLKLNDRIVLYFITGDEIIPRMLQMQISGIYRTGFEEFDQLFIVGDLKQIQRLNDWRPDQITGFEVIVTDFFDIDNIEQNIRNLIVSYRDENAEILRTQSITRVYPQIFDWLSILDMNVWIILALMVIVAAFNMVSGLLVLILERATMIGVLKAMGSPNWSIRKVFVYLSVFLTGRGLLWGNVIGVAIVLLQKFFHIIQLNPESYYVDYVPMNFSLSHLLLLNLGTIVITSLILIIPSYFISKISPDKVIRFD; encoded by the coding sequence TTGAATACCGAACTCTTTATATCGCGCAGGCTTTTTTTCGATAAGGCAAACAAAAAGCTATTGTCGCAACGTATTATACGTATTGCATTGGCGGGCATTGCGCTGGGATTAACGGTAATGATTATTGCCATGGCAGTGGTTACCGGATTTAAAAAAGAGATTCGCAACAAAGTAATCGGCTTTGGCTCGCACATTCAGATTATAAATTACGACTCGAACAGCTCCTACGAAACCAGTCCTATTTCAGCCGATCAGCCTTTTCTGCCCGATGTAAAAGCCCTTCCCGGCGTAAAACGTTTGCAGCCTTATGCCACCAAACCGGGCATGATAAAAACCGACGAATACATTCAGGGAATTGTATTTAAAGGGGTAGATGATGCGTACAACTGGCAGTTTTTCAATAAACACCTTGTTGAGGGCGAATTGCCGGCGGTTAACGATACGGCTCGCGTAAACCAGGTTTTACTATCGGCGCAGGTGGCTAAACTGTTGCGCCTGAAACTAAACGACCGCATAGTTCTCTATTTTATTACCGGCGATGAAATTATTCCACGTATGCTCCAAATGCAGATTAGCGGAATTTATCGCACCGGTTTCGAAGAGTTCGACCAGCTGTTTATTGTGGGCGATCTGAAACAAATTCAGCGACTTAACGACTGGCGCCCCGACCAAATTACCGGTTTCGAGGTAATTGTTACCGACTTTTTCGATATCGACAACATTGAGCAAAACATACGCAACCTTATTGTCAGTTACCGCGACGAGAATGCGGAAATACTGCGCACACAAAGTATAACGCGCGTTTACCCGCAAATTTTCGACTGGTTGTCGATTCTCGATATGAACGTGTGGATTATTCTGGCGCTGATGGTTATTGTGGCGGCCTTTAACATGGTTTCGGGGTTGTTGGTGCTGATACTCGAACGCGCCACCATGATTGGCGTACTAAAAGCCATGGGAAGCCCCAACTGGAGCATCCGCAAAGTTTTTGTGTACCTCTCGGTGTTTTTAACCGGGCGCGGCCTGTTATGGGGAAATGTAATTGGTGTGGCTATTGTTTTGCTGCAAAAGTTTTTTCACATCATTCAACTAAATCCCGAATCGTATTACGTTGATTATGTGCCGATGAACTTTTCGCTTAGCCACCTGCTGCTGCTTAACCTCGGAACGATTGTAATTACCTCGCTGATACTAATAATTCCAAGCTATTTTATTTCGAAAATTTCGCCCGATAAGGTGATTCGGTTTGATTAA
- the modC gene encoding molybdenum ABC transporter ATP-binding protein, whose amino-acid sequence MSAALRFHIKLQRKDFTLDVKAEIPNGITGIFGPSGHGKTSLLNSIAGIVIPDSSYIHLNGDTLLDTKNKINVKIRKRRVGYVFQDERLFPHYTIKKNLLYGEKNPDPQLFDEVIETLQIAHLLNKKPEQCSGGEKQRAAIGRAIISGSKILLMDEPFSALDVNLRREIIPYLNRVHQKFSLPILIVSHDLPDLLSLTDNLMLLKNGRLLGHGKFTDLLDQPDNLALMHESGWYNVMHLSVFAHLESKNMVLLKSHKSNLQIQALAQTIGKDVEVNQELKVLIKPENIAISKEMVPNISLRNQVEGTIKDVFLKDGLAFCIVDVGENIIVEVTEASQKSMCLEKGEHVYCLFKSAALKIY is encoded by the coding sequence ATGAGTGCGGCATTGCGATTCCATATAAAACTGCAGCGAAAGGATTTTACACTTGATGTAAAAGCTGAAATCCCAAATGGGATTACCGGAATTTTCGGACCATCTGGTCATGGGAAAACAAGTTTGCTGAATTCGATTGCCGGAATTGTTATCCCCGATTCAAGTTATATTCATTTGAATGGCGATACACTTCTCGATACTAAGAATAAGATAAATGTTAAGATCAGGAAGCGAAGGGTGGGCTACGTTTTCCAGGACGAGCGACTTTTTCCGCACTATACTATAAAGAAGAACCTGTTGTATGGCGAAAAGAATCCCGATCCGCAACTTTTCGATGAGGTGATCGAAACTTTGCAGATCGCTCATTTATTAAATAAGAAACCCGAGCAGTGTTCCGGCGGAGAAAAACAACGTGCTGCAATAGGGCGTGCGATTATCAGTGGCTCCAAAATATTATTGATGGATGAGCCCTTCTCTGCCCTGGATGTAAACCTGCGCCGCGAGATAATTCCGTATTTAAACCGGGTGCATCAGAAATTTTCGCTTCCTATATTAATAGTAAGCCACGATCTTCCCGATTTGTTAAGCCTTACCGATAACTTAATGCTGCTGAAAAATGGTCGCTTGCTTGGGCATGGAAAGTTCACCGATCTGTTGGACCAGCCTGATAATTTGGCGCTGATGCACGAGTCGGGGTGGTACAACGTAATGCACTTGTCGGTATTCGCACACCTCGAATCAAAGAATATGGTTTTGCTGAAGAGCCATAAAAGCAATCTCCAGATACAGGCTCTGGCACAAACCATCGGAAAAGATGTGGAGGTAAATCAGGAATTGAAGGTGCTGATCAAACCTGAAAATATTGCCATTTCAAAAGAAATGGTTCCCAATATCTCACTTCGCAACCAGGTTGAAGGAACTATAAAGGATGTTTTTTTAAAAGACGGTCTGGCCTTTTGTATAGTTGATGTGGGCGAAAACATCATTGTAGAGGTAACCGAAGCCTCGCAAAAAAGCATGTGCCTTGAGAAAGGGGAGCATGTCTACTGCCTTTTTAAATCGGCAGCCCTAAAAATTTATTAA